From Xiphophorus couchianus chromosome 23, X_couchianus-1.0, whole genome shotgun sequence, one genomic window encodes:
- the LOC114138871 gene encoding solute carrier family 25 member 53: MAGSPDHQQGDEGPQNTIIRLQTYLHGGTSSLLSTVPTVFVFPVYKTIFRQQIHNASVQQAVGQLYKEGPLKLYRGMVPPLLMRTLNGTLLFGLQDTLLRQLSLSTTTSAAALPALAGFGAGIVEAVVFTPFERVQNVLQNGHNDKHLPSLRSVLMKLKVERISQGYYRAFLPIAARNALGSSLYFGMKGPVCAVVAGQGLSPMTSSFVSGTLTSMVISLTLYPLSVLVANMQAQVGGEVKGVIACWRQLWKSRNHSLVLLYRGGTLVILRSCITWGITTAIYDRQQKGSS, translated from the coding sequence ATGGCAGGAAGCCCTGATCACCAACAAGGGGATGAAGGCCCTCAGAACACAATCATTCGCCTTCAAACCTACTTACACGGAGGAACCTCCAGCTTGCTGTCAACGGTCCCCACCGTATTTGTTTTTCCCGTCTACAAGACCATTTTCCGTCAACAGATCCACAACGCCTCAGTGCAGCAGGCGGTGGGACAGCTCTATAAAGAGGGTCCTCTAAAGCTCTATAGGGGCATGGTTCCACCACTCCTGATGCGGACCCTGAATGGCACGCTTCTCTTCGGCCTCCAGGACACACTCCTCCGTCAACTTTCCCTGTCAACCACCACCTCGGCCGCTGCCCTACCTGCTCTGGCTGGATTTGGGGCAGGTATTGTGGAAGCTGTGGTCTTCACCCCATTCGAGCGAGTTCAGAATGTGCTGCAGAATGGCCACAATGACAAGCATCTACCGTCCTTGAGGAGTGTTCTCATGAAATTGAAAGTAGAAAGGATAAGTCAGGGCTATTACAGAGCCTTCCTGCCCATCGCAGCCCGCAACGCCCTCGGCAGCTCCCTGTATTTTGGCATGAAGGGGCCTGTGTGTGCCGTTGTGGCGGGACAGGGACTCTCTCCCATGACCTCCTCATTCGTCTCAGGAACGCTGACCTCGATGGTAATCAGCTTGACTCTGTACCCTCTGTCTGTGCTGGTAGCAAATATGCAAGCACAGGTGGGAGGAGAGGTTAAGGGTGTCATTGCATGTTGGAGGCAGCTGTGGAAATCTCGGAATCATAGCTTGGTTCTGCTGTATCGAGGAGGGACCCTTGTTATCCTAAGGTCATGCATTACGTGGGGAATCACCACAGCTATTTACGACAGACAACAGAAAGGATCCTCCTGA